TTGGATTAATAAAGCTCGGGCTTAGCACTGCGAACCTAGAGTAAAACCGTCTCGCTCCTCTAGCCCCCCACGCGGGCGTGAAGGggcgaaccctagccgccgctccCCCAGCCCGGTTCTCCCCCTCCCTCTCTGCGCCGCCGCCGGCAGGGCTGGCGTTGCTcgtgcggtgccggcggcggcgggcggtctTTCCCGCGAGCGTGGAGCCCTGGCGCGGCGCAGGGCGGCCCGTGGCGGTGCACTTCGGCTTATGGCGGTCCGATGCGGCGGCGTGGGATCCGTGTGTCGGGTGGAAGGAGGCGCAGCGGCGCCGTCGTTGGCGGCGGAGCGGCGGTCGGGAGGGGTGGTGGCGGCGTCCGTCCGGCCATGATCTGGGCCCCTTTTGGGCCCAATCTGGGCTTGGCGGGCCGTAGGCCCCTGGTTCGACCTTGCTGTTCCCTGGTGGCGGAAGAGGCTCGTCGGCGGTGGCAGGGTGGTGGCGACGCCACGGCCGGCCTGCTGCAGCTTGGCGGCGAGGACTTCACGGGCCTGGTTGGGCTCGGCCGGGCCAGGAGGGGCCTGGTTTGTCCTTGCTGCCTCGTCCGGTCGGCTGCCGTGAAGACCGCAGGTGGTGGTCGTCCGGTGGAGGTTGTTCCCTCCCACCGGTAGTGGTGTGCTACCCCGGGCCCTGCTGTCTCCCTCTTCCTCCTCTAGGCCTTGCGCCGGTGTCCACGGCGAGACAACGTTGAGGACTTCAAGACCGTGGGGGCGTGTGTTGGTGGGCGGTAGGTTGGGGGGAGCTCACCGAATCGTCCAGGATGGTGGTTTTGGGGGTTGGGAGAAATCCATGTCGGCTCATCCGACTCTGACGCGGTGGCGCCTGAGGGTGCCGCCTTGCCTTCTTGGAGGGCGTCGGATGTACCCCCTCTCCATTTCCTTCCGTGTACCGGGGGAAACCCCAGGAGTTCTCCGGACAGCAGCGGCGTCATCGTCGTTCTCCTTGTTGAAGGTGTTGTTTTGGTATGCGGCGGTTCAAGGTGCTAGGAGTGTGGTGGGAATCCTCCGGATGACGCAGCGGTTGCGGAGTTGTCATCGTTCTTGTCGAGCTACCGGTGTCGGCatttgtttctttttttctttctcttccGTTTCTTTTGGGCCTGGTTGTGCTGCGGCCCCAGCATGCTTGTATCGTGTGGttcctatattaatatagcggggcaaaagcctatttcgaggaggatTATTAAAGCTCGCGATTTCTCTAAAAAGAATATCGCTGACTACTAATCCAGCTGAAGGACAAATGGATAGTGAATCCAAGCAATCTGAGTAGTTCTAAGGATTCTGCAGTCGTTAGGAAATCACCTTAATCTTTTTTTCCGGACGAAGACGTCATTTCTAATATTCATTTCCAACTCCGTACGTAGCCGCCCACCGGTGGCTGCCTATATGTACGACGACAGAATTCATATAGCTGCGAACGCAAGCCTCCAGGTGCAACTTAGAAGCTACTCACGTCTCCGTGCACCTCTGTACGTGCCGATGCGGGTAGCACCTCCCATTAGTCGGATTGCAGCATTCCGACTGCCAAGCGTGCTGAGCATAGGCTAGCAGAGTCTTTTGGAGAGTTGGTAGAGGTCAATGCTTAGTTGTGGTCGCGCGGTTCTTCGCGAGCACCCATCTTATTGCTTGTGTGCTCTAGAGGTTGCAGCAGGTTTGGTTGGGTACAAGTTGTTTCCGATGGTCTTGGGCTTAGGGACTCTTGTATCTGGATCAGATGATGTGCCTTGATTGTAGTGGGGTGTGAGGTGCGCGGTCTTCGCCGGTTTTCCCTTGATTAACCGTGTATGTATGGTCTTTGGGTCCGGTTTTCCTTATTAACTGGACCACTTTTCCTCTTCCTATAATGCAATGCGGGAGCTCCCCACCCTCTGACGAGGTTCCGTCAAAAAAAGAACCTGAGACACTGCAGCAGTCTGTTCCTAATTCTATCACCCGCAGCAGTTATAACTAGTCTTTTCTTTTTGAGAATAAGAGATCGATACAAGTTTCTGGAATAATGCTCGATTTGCCGAGACAGATGGATGGTTCAGAGACTGGCAGGTTGATGATGAGTTTGATAACGATCAAGAACAAGAAAAATACACTCTGTGTAATCTCTGTGTGCTCCATGTCAGAAAACTTAACTGAAACGTGATTAAGCAGTTCCAAAAGTTTCAACCGCAGCAAAATTCTCTAGCAAGTACGAATTAATGGCCAAAGGTAGACTTGCAATCCAACCAAAAGTACGTCCCAACGTTCGCTCACTCGGCGACGATATAACTCCGGATGGCAGGCTACATTTCtgcttcaagaactaccattgtcCTGTTTTCAGAAATATTTGGGGCTACGATGCTCGGACGCGCCGGCACAGCCTACGCCAAGAAGGCGAGCAAGTTCGAAGACTCGGACAGCATCCACACGTCAAGGCCCAGGTACTGATCGAGCATTGCTAAACTGTTTTCGACTTTGTTTCATAGCAACTCTATGTTCCCTGATGGCCTCGATCATCGGCATGCGCTTCCCATCAGGGCCATGTCTGAGCTGCCGCACCGGCCAGCTCCTCGCGTGGCCACGCGCCCGAAGACAACGGCGGCGGGTATGCGCTCCGAGGCCAGCGGCCGCCGTGATCTCGGCGCCGGCCGTGGGACGTCACCACGCAGCCCGTTGCACGAGGCAAGCACGCTCCTCCTGAAATGAACAATGCATTTACGGATTCACGGTTGAAGACACGTGACACTTGTCCGAAACTTTGTGTGCACGGTGGTGAATTTGCAGAAGAAACCGGCAGGTGTTGGTGCAGGGTCGCGGGTGGCGGAGCTTGAGGCGAAGCTGGGCAAGGCGAACGGCCAGCTTGCGGAGATGCGGGAGCAGCtcgcggcggcggagaaggccaGGAAGGACGCGCGCGCCGCGTTCGTCCATGCCAAGAATCGTTTCGCCGTGAAGCAGGGAGACGTCACTTCGCCGCCGGCCCAAGACAACGGCGACGATCATGCACCTGCAGAACATAGGAAGCTTGCAGAAGTCGCCACTGAAGATCATGTCACGAATGGTGGCAACGACGAGACAAGAAGCATCAGCTTGCCGGCCATCAGTGTTCTCGAACCAATCTTGCCGGAGTCAGAGAACAAGCGGGACCAAGTGGACGAACAGGTGAATAAGGCGAGTGATGATCGTGATGAGGTGAACAAAAATGTTGCCCTTGTTGCAGACGGCGACAGAAAGAGGGAAAACCCGGAGGCCGACCGGCTGAGGAATAAGCTGGAGGTGATGGACATGGAGGTCTACGAGGTGAGAGCGAAGCTGATGGTGAGGGACATGGAGGCGGACGAGCTGAGGGTGGAGCTGAAGGCGAAGGACACCAATATCAGTGAGCTGACGACGAAGCTAGTTGCAAAGGACACCGAAATCGCCGCTCTCAGAGCAAGCAACGCTGCCCTTGCAAAGACTGTCTCCGAGGCCACGAGGGAGTCGACGGAATCGAGGGCGAGGGAAGCCGAGAACGCACTAAGGGAGAGCGCGGCTCGTGAGGCACAACTAGCCGAGCGGCTCGCAGCGTCGGAGCGCGCGCGGGAGCAGCTGGAGGCCGAGGCGCGGCGTTCGAGCGTCCAGAGCGAGCAGTGGCGTaaggcggccgaggaggccgCCGCGGTGCTCGGTGGCGCGCCGGGCGGCAAGGACATGCGGCGCCACGGCTCGGTCGGTAGCACCAACGGGAAGATGGACATGCAGGACGACGTGGATGGCGAAGGCTCCGGCCGGAAGCGGAAATCCGGCGGCGCCGTACGGCTGCTGGccgacctgtggaagaagaaaacgCAGAAGTGACCGGAAAGTGCTGGACACGATCTATCCTACCGTACAGCGCGCGCGCATGGGAACTTGGTGGGGTGCTCGACAGATCGGGTTCAGGTGCTCGGCTAAATTTACTACTCCAGGTGTAATACCACTAGTACTGTactattttttaaaaaataatttaGAACTACGTTGTCACTCCGGTTCAAATTAATTGACGCCATTTTATCtagatacatatatatatatatatatatatatatatatatatactaaaaACTTAACTAGATACATCGAATCTAAATAaagtgaagtcaattaatatgaactaaGCGAGTACTAGCACTTTTGGTATTTGGGTCATGTTAATGTTACTGAGATTAGTAATGTTTAACATATTATATATTTTTCATTTTATTCCCGGCATTAATCGTATAATGCGATGACATGCGCCTGCTAGAAAGGCTAGTGGGCTTTGTTTGTGAAG
This Lolium perenne isolate Kyuss_39 chromosome 1, Kyuss_2.0, whole genome shotgun sequence DNA region includes the following protein-coding sequences:
- the LOC127323561 gene encoding uncharacterized protein encodes the protein MLGRAGTAYAKKASKFEDSDSIHTSRPRAMSELPHRPAPRVATRPKTTAAGMRSEASGRRDLGAGRGTSPRSPLHEKKPAGVGAGSRVAELEAKLGKANGQLAEMREQLAAAEKARKDARAAFVHAKNRFAVKQGDVTSPPAQDNGDDHAPAEHRKLAEVATEDHVTNGGNDETRSISLPAISVLEPILPESENKRDQVDEQVNKASDDRDEVNKNVALVADGDRKRENPEADRLRNKLEVMDMEVYEVRAKLMVRDMEADELRVELKAKDTNISELTTKLVAKDTEIAALRASNAALAKTVSEATRESTESRAREAENALRESAAREAQLAERLAASERAREQLEAEARRSSVQSEQWRKAAEEAAAVLGGAPGGKDMRRHGSVGSTNGKMDMQDDVDGEGSGRKRKSGGAVRLLADLWKKKTQK